Sequence from the Pseudomonadota bacterium genome:
GAAAGTGCAGCGAATATTCCCGACCGAGATGTTCCATGTTTTTTGAGCCCTCCTACCCCGATTTTAGCATGGCACCTAGAAAGTCTAGCCCCCCTTGTAAGCACAACCATGGGGGGATATTAAAAACTCTTCGTACTAGCTACAAAACAGTCGGCTTAGTAGCTAAAAAAGTTTAGCTTTGGGTGCTTTCTATATTATAGGTCGAGATAGGGGTGTGTAGCGGAGGGGGGGCGTCTTTGGTCTATTTTAGCACTTTCTAAGTACCTGATGAGAGGTTACATTTAATACGGAATCGATTTGAGCTATAATCAAGCTATTGAATCGAGCTATTGAGAATAGTTACGGCAGGAGCAGCATGGGCTATGTAGAACAAAACCTCATGGAGGATGAAACGATAGAGCTTGCGTGTAAGCTTCATCCGATCGTGTTGTTGGCTCCGGCTATGACCACATCCTTCCTTGCGGGCTCCCTTTCGATGTTGCAGGATATCCCGCTCGCCTTTGGCATCGTTGTTGTGTTACTGGCCTTCTCGGCCTACAGGTTGCTCTGTCGGCTAGTGCTCTATCTGACATCTGAGTATGCGATAACTTCGAAGCGGGTTCTTGGAAAGACCGGCTTTATCCGCCGCAAATCGCTCGACATCGTATTAAGCAAGGTAGAGGCGATCCGTTTAACGCAGTCTATATCTGGGCGCATCTTAGATTACGGTGATATCGAAGTAACCGGTACTGGGGGTACCGAGGAGATGCTCTGTTTTATCCCAGCGCCGCTAGAGTTTCGAATGGCGATCCAGCAACAGCTCTCGATTCTATCGAATGAAACCGGTCACGATCAGCACCCTGAACACCAGTAGGATAGAGGCTTTTAACCTATTTCCGAAACAATCCAAGCTGTTCTCCGAACTCCATAGCACTCCAGCACTAGCAGGGGGGTATAGTAGCCAATACTATATAGTAGCCAACACTATGAGGGCTCGTGTCGATAAGGTCAGAGACAACGGAGGAAAGAGATCTACTGTGTA
This genomic interval carries:
- a CDS encoding PH domain-containing protein, producing MGYVEQNLMEDETIELACKLHPIVLLAPAMTTSFLAGSLSMLQDIPLAFGIVVVLLAFSAYRLLCRLVLYLTSEYAITSKRVLGKTGFIRRKSLDIVLSKVEAIRLTQSISGRILDYGDIEVTGTGGTEEMLCFIPAPLEFRMAIQQQLSILSNETGHDQHPEHQ